The following are encoded in a window of Roseivirga misakiensis genomic DNA:
- a CDS encoding M16 family metallopeptidase, with amino-acid sequence MILDRTKSPEVFQIEDVKLANIDTDIINNLNVHSHIDEGSKTFKIELQTKGSQWYGSTAALPQLTLKMLNEGTKTKPSSQLAEAIDALGSFIELSPGFDYSSITIFGLSKYFEENIRLLSEMVYEPKFDAESLTTLKSKELDKLKLNLEKGSYLSSVNLRKALYGLDHPYGKHLTINDIENTTIDEVKSFHGHFVKDFDIYIAGDLPANFKNVLAESFDKYSGELIDQRTETSLLEQKDVFHIDPKFIQSSIKLGKRLFTRSNKDYFPFIVTNEVLGGFFGSRLMKNIREEKGYTYGIYSHLYALLHDGYFLISTDVKGGNQQDTLDEIYKELNKLSTELVPSEELDIVKNYMIGVFTNSFASPFAQIDKFKTLNSQGINQDFYRNYVSNIRAVSSEDILTNAVKHLSPDSLVTSIAGA; translated from the coding sequence ATGATTTTAGACCGTACTAAGTCACCAGAAGTCTTTCAGATTGAAGACGTAAAACTGGCCAATATTGATACTGATATTATCAATAACCTGAATGTCCATTCTCATATTGATGAGGGTTCAAAAACATTTAAAATAGAACTTCAAACAAAGGGAAGTCAGTGGTACGGATCTACTGCAGCCTTACCTCAGTTGACCCTTAAAATGTTAAATGAGGGCACTAAAACTAAACCCAGCAGTCAGTTGGCTGAGGCAATTGATGCTCTTGGTAGTTTTATTGAACTATCTCCTGGTTTTGATTATTCCTCAATCACCATTTTTGGTTTATCTAAATACTTTGAAGAGAACATTCGGCTACTATCAGAAATGGTATATGAACCAAAGTTCGATGCCGAGAGCCTAACGACTTTAAAATCTAAAGAGCTAGACAAACTAAAGCTAAACCTTGAAAAAGGGAGCTATTTATCCTCTGTGAATCTTAGGAAGGCACTATATGGGTTAGATCATCCTTACGGTAAACACCTAACAATCAACGATATTGAGAATACAACGATTGATGAAGTAAAATCCTTTCACGGTCACTTTGTCAAAGACTTTGACATTTATATCGCAGGAGATTTACCGGCAAATTTTAAGAATGTTTTAGCTGAAAGCTTTGATAAGTATAGTGGCGAGTTAATAGATCAAAGAACAGAAACATCCTTATTAGAGCAAAAAGATGTTTTCCATATTGACCCTAAGTTTATTCAAAGTTCTATTAAACTTGGTAAACGTCTGTTCACCCGAAGTAATAAAGACTATTTCCCATTCATAGTGACTAACGAAGTCTTAGGTGGTTTTTTTGGGTCAAGATTAATGAAGAACATAAGGGAGGAAAAAGGTTATACATACGGCATCTATTCTCACCTATATGCTCTGCTACATGATGGCTATTTCCTAATATCCACGGATGTAAAGGGAGGAAACCAACAGGATACTTTAGATGAAATCTATAAAGAGCTAAATAAGCTGAGCACCGAACTTGTACCATCAGAAGAGTTAGACATCGTCAAAAACTATATGATAGGTGTATTCACTAATTCCTTTGCTAGCCCATTCGCACAAATCGACAAATTCAAGACGTTAAATTCTCAGGGGATCAACCAAGATTTTTACCGTAACTATGTTTCTAATATCAGGGCTGTTAGTTCAGAAGATATTCTCACTAATGCTGTTAAGCATTTATCACCAGACTCCTTGGTGACGAGCATTGCTGGTGCTTGA